In Nakamurella antarctica, the following are encoded in one genomic region:
- a CDS encoding DUF3263 domain-containing protein: protein MNHAATAESLAEGTEASGLTRVEREVLGFEKQWWQFPGTKEKAIREIFDLSPTRYYQVLNEVIDKPAALAEDPLLVRRLRRLRAARQKARSARRFGIEL, encoded by the coding sequence ATGAACCACGCGGCAACTGCCGAAAGCCTTGCAGAAGGTACCGAAGCATCCGGACTGACCAGGGTGGAGCGGGAAGTTCTCGGTTTCGAAAAGCAGTGGTGGCAGTTTCCGGGCACCAAGGAGAAGGCGATTCGGGAAATCTTCGACTTGTCGCCGACTAGGTATTACCAGGTGCTGAACGAAGTGATCGATAAGCCAGCAGCGCTCGCGGAGGATCCGCTCTTGGTCCGACGGTTGCGTCGCCTGCGCGCTGCGCGCCAGAAGGCACGCTCGGCCCGTCGCTTCGGCATCGAACTGTAG
- a CDS encoding GntR family transcriptional regulator: MSIAGGHSVFALPPDLDRSSRVAAHLLIERWFSEALGAGNLVAGDRLPREADLADYFGVSRMTLRQSLAELESRGVLQRLRGRTGGTFITEPKIDCDLTGFAGFTEQLRRAQLRASAKVVRAQTIRAERVMCQALALAPGALVHEVVRVRSAKRAPLALEHSYFPAAIFPDLLDHRLTGSLYKLLVKSYQQEPTTAVEFLEPAILTPIQAQLLQASASDAVMLVERTASTAAGLPIEYARDLFRPDKIRISVRSGISTLR; encoded by the coding sequence ATGTCGATTGCCGGTGGGCACTCAGTTTTTGCTCTTCCGCCCGACCTGGATCGCAGCTCTCGTGTCGCCGCTCACCTATTGATTGAACGGTGGTTCAGCGAGGCCCTGGGCGCCGGAAACTTGGTTGCAGGTGATCGGCTCCCCCGCGAAGCCGACTTGGCCGACTATTTTGGCGTCAGCCGTATGACGCTCCGACAGTCGCTGGCAGAGCTCGAGTCTCGGGGTGTTCTGCAACGCCTGCGGGGCCGCACCGGTGGCACGTTCATTACCGAACCCAAAATCGACTGTGACCTCACAGGATTTGCAGGTTTCACTGAACAACTCAGGCGAGCCCAGCTCCGAGCCAGCGCCAAAGTTGTTCGGGCCCAGACTATCCGCGCGGAACGCGTGATGTGCCAGGCACTTGCCCTCGCTCCGGGCGCCTTGGTTCACGAGGTAGTCCGCGTGCGGTCTGCCAAACGCGCACCGCTGGCCCTTGAACATTCCTACTTTCCCGCTGCGATTTTCCCTGACCTACTCGACCATCGGCTCACGGGGTCGCTGTACAAGCTGTTGGTTAAGAGCTATCAACAGGAGCCAACCACCGCAGTCGAGTTCCTAGAGCCTGCCATTTTGACACCGATCCAGGCGCAGCTCCTCCAGGCGTCGGCCTCTGATGCGGTAATGCTGGTGGAAAGAACCGCGAGCACCGCCGCGGGTCTTCCTATCGAATACGCGAGAGACCTATTCCGGCCGGACAAAATTCGGATTTCCGTGCGCAGCGGAATCAGTACGCTGCGCTAG
- a CDS encoding amino acid permease has product MSGVPELTDDERHLASLGYKQELNRSWSGFSNFAISFSIISILAGCFTSFGLGWNNGGPAAIAWGWPIVSAFILIIGFCMSELVSAYPTSGGIYWWASKLGGPKAGYYTGWLNLIGLIAIVASVAYGCATFLDLTLSTFSDSWAQGYSLTRVFIIFLMVLILAAAINIFSSHLLAIINNISVWWHVAGAAVVVLILIFVPDHHASFSDVFARTINNTGLFGGETSGAGFLFYVLPMAAILTQYTITGYDASAHLSEETKSAAGAAAKGIWRSIFYSAIGGWILLLSFLFAVQDADGVSAGGGAVAVIFSQALTSQVAGIVLLISAAGQLFCTMACLTSASRMLFAFSRDGAVPAAKVWATLSKNKVPANGVMLSAVVAAIITLPALVAVDINGAPVPVAFFAVVSIGVVGLYICFAIPIYLRWRMGSKFKVGAWNLGNKYKWMAPVALVEIAVTCVVALFPTSAGGMPWDPSFEWKYVNYTPLLVGGALLVLWISWHLSVKNWFTGPKITLAAPVATSPGEKVL; this is encoded by the coding sequence GTGTCAGGTGTCCCCGAACTCACCGATGACGAAAGACATCTCGCGTCCCTCGGTTACAAGCAGGAACTGAACCGTTCGTGGTCGGGCTTCTCTAACTTCGCGATCTCGTTCTCCATCATCTCCATCCTGGCGGGATGCTTCACCAGCTTCGGATTGGGCTGGAACAACGGCGGTCCCGCTGCTATTGCGTGGGGTTGGCCCATCGTTTCGGCATTCATCTTGATCATCGGATTCTGTATGTCCGAGCTGGTGTCCGCCTACCCCACCTCGGGCGGGATCTATTGGTGGGCATCCAAACTCGGCGGCCCCAAGGCCGGGTATTACACCGGGTGGCTCAACCTGATCGGTTTGATCGCGATCGTCGCCTCCGTCGCCTACGGGTGCGCGACTTTCCTCGACCTCACCTTGAGTACCTTTAGCGACTCGTGGGCACAGGGTTATTCGCTTACGCGGGTCTTCATCATCTTCTTGATGGTGTTGATATTGGCAGCCGCAATAAACATCTTTTCGAGCCACCTGCTCGCCATCATCAACAATATTTCGGTGTGGTGGCACGTGGCTGGCGCAGCGGTTGTGGTGTTGATCCTGATTTTTGTGCCTGATCACCACGCATCGTTCTCCGATGTCTTTGCCCGCACCATCAACAACACCGGATTGTTTGGCGGCGAGACCAGCGGAGCTGGATTCCTGTTCTACGTGCTGCCGATGGCTGCCATCCTGACGCAGTACACCATCACCGGTTACGACGCCTCGGCTCACCTTTCGGAGGAGACGAAGAGCGCTGCGGGAGCGGCTGCCAAGGGTATTTGGCGATCGATTTTCTATTCCGCTATCGGCGGTTGGATCCTGTTGCTGTCTTTCCTGTTTGCTGTCCAGGACGCGGATGGCGTTTCAGCCGGTGGTGGGGCCGTCGCCGTCATCTTCAGTCAGGCCCTTACGTCACAGGTGGCCGGAATCGTGCTGCTCATCTCCGCCGCTGGCCAGTTGTTCTGCACCATGGCGTGTCTGACGTCCGCTTCGCGGATGTTGTTCGCTTTCAGCCGCGACGGTGCTGTTCCCGCCGCGAAGGTGTGGGCAACCCTGAGCAAGAACAAGGTACCCGCGAACGGCGTCATGTTGTCGGCTGTGGTTGCCGCGATTATCACGCTGCCCGCGCTCGTTGCTGTCGACATCAACGGTGCACCCGTGCCTGTGGCGTTCTTCGCAGTGGTGTCCATCGGTGTAGTCGGGTTGTACATCTGCTTTGCCATCCCGATCTACCTTCGCTGGAGGATGGGTTCGAAATTCAAGGTCGGCGCATGGAATCTCGGAAACAAGTACAAGTGGATGGCGCCCGTCGCACTCGTCGAAATTGCGGTTACTTGTGTCGTCGCCCTCTTCCCCACGAGCGCCGGCGGGATGCCCTGGGACCCCTCGTTCGAGTGGAAGTACGTCAACTACACGCCACTGTTAGTCGGAGGTGCGCTGCTGGTCCTGTGGATCTCTTGGCACCTTTCCGTCAAGAACTGGTTCACCGGACCCAAGATCACCCTCGCCGCTCCCGTCGCGACTTCCCCGGGCGAGAAGGTGCTGTAG
- a CDS encoding choline/ethanolamine kinase family protein: MPTVGKAPLSADLEKRLDAIEALNDPGREISPLPGGLTNQNYRVTTRNASYVARVSSPQTELLSIDRQSEYENSKAAAAADVAPEVVGYLPGQGLLVIRWIEGHTLTDADIGRPEMLARIANACQRLHAGPRFTGTFDMFSLQRSYLQLVQHRGFRLPDRYMEFTPHVNRIWQSLNARPVATVPCHNDLLAANFIDDGTKLWLIDYEYAGNNDPCFELGNIWSEANLDEASLIQLVTDYFGGHHPVKIARARLQALMAKYGWMLWASIQDSTSEMDFDFWQWGLEKYDRAIADFTDPHFADWLDVASGST; encoded by the coding sequence GTGCCGACTGTGGGCAAGGCGCCGCTTTCTGCCGATCTTGAGAAAAGGCTCGATGCCATTGAGGCACTCAATGATCCCGGCCGCGAGATCTCTCCGCTGCCCGGCGGACTGACGAACCAGAACTATCGGGTGACGACCCGGAATGCCAGTTATGTAGCGAGGGTGTCAAGCCCCCAAACAGAACTGCTGAGCATCGACCGCCAATCGGAATATGAAAACTCGAAGGCTGCCGCAGCAGCCGATGTCGCCCCTGAAGTCGTCGGATACCTTCCGGGGCAGGGACTCCTGGTGATTCGATGGATCGAAGGCCACACTCTGACGGATGCCGACATTGGGCGGCCGGAGATGTTGGCTCGAATCGCGAACGCGTGTCAGCGACTGCACGCCGGGCCAAGATTTACCGGCACTTTCGATATGTTCAGCTTGCAGCGTTCTTATCTACAACTGGTGCAGCATCGAGGGTTTCGTTTACCTGATCGATACATGGAGTTCACTCCCCACGTCAACAGGATCTGGCAATCTCTGAACGCGAGACCGGTTGCCACCGTGCCTTGCCACAACGATTTGTTGGCCGCAAACTTTATCGACGACGGGACCAAGCTGTGGTTGATCGACTACGAATACGCCGGGAACAATGATCCGTGTTTCGAGTTGGGCAACATCTGGAGCGAAGCGAATCTGGACGAGGCGAGCTTGATCCAGCTCGTCACCGATTACTTCGGCGGACACCACCCGGTAAAAATTGCTCGGGCCCGCCTGCAGGCGCTGATGGCCAAATACGGCTGGATGCTCTGGGCGTCGATTCAGGACAGCACCTCAGAAATGGACTTCGATTTCTGGCAGTGGGGCTTAGAAAAATACGACCGGGCCATCGCCGATTTCACCGATCCTCATTTTGCGGATTGGTTGGACGTGGCTAGCGGGTCGACCTGA
- a CDS encoding GcvT family protein, producing the protein MQQESAVQTQSDVPTSARIVIIGGGVAGASIAYHLAEAGEKDVVLLDRNELTSGSTFHSAGLVGQLRSDPTLTRMNMYSVELYRKLQQGDHPPSWVESGGIRLASSPARLEEIRRQMSWASTFGLPLEELSPTQAQELFPLMDTAGVLGAVYLPTDGYLDPSQLCYSLAAGARAGGVRIFTHTRVLGVVAEGGRVRKVRTDRGDIECEVVVNCGGIYAAEIARMVGVRVPIVPMSHQYVVTEAFLPVAEKVLPSVRDPDLLVYYRPEGRGLLMGGYERHSEPWTATANSYDAVPADFNAKLLPENWSRFEEITLNSAIRVPQMADVGLRKIINGPEAFTPDNEFCLGESEVGGFFVAAGFCAHGIAGAGGVGALMSEWILQGEPSMDVWHMDIRRFGKQYRSPAFTLARTVENYETYYDIKYPNHELTAGRPLRTSPAYSWHQAHGAFFGEKSGWERVNYYESNAARGDESLRPRGWAGQNWSPAVGAEHVQTRAVAGLFDESSFAKLSVTGEGAAAFLEWVCANKVARAVGRVTYTQALNARGGIECDFTVTRVSPEAFFIVTGTAFGNHDLSWLRKQAAARGASDVEISDITGQYATFALWGPKSREILQTLTPTDLGIDAFPFMSAQEITVGNVPVRALRVTFAGEMGWELYASSEYGAGLWAILWEAGEPQGVIAAGYRAIDSLRLEKGYRIWSTDITPETNPFEAGLGFAVKLDKPGGFLGRDAVAAVKAAGVARKLCCIRLSDPLSVVLGSEPVRVADEVVGRVTSGGYGYSVEASIAYAYLPVAFAEPGTSVEIGIFSLWVSGEVSSEPLFDPNGSRITAS; encoded by the coding sequence ATGCAGCAAGAATCAGCTGTTCAGACCCAAAGTGACGTGCCCACGTCCGCCCGCATCGTCATCATCGGCGGCGGAGTGGCGGGTGCCAGCATCGCCTATCACCTGGCGGAGGCGGGCGAGAAAGATGTGGTGCTGCTTGACCGCAACGAGCTGACGAGCGGATCGACATTTCACTCTGCTGGGCTAGTCGGTCAATTGAGATCTGACCCCACGCTGACCCGAATGAATATGTATTCGGTAGAGCTCTACCGCAAGCTGCAGCAGGGCGACCACCCGCCGAGCTGGGTGGAAAGCGGCGGCATTCGGTTAGCTTCAAGCCCAGCCCGATTGGAAGAGATTCGCCGACAAATGAGCTGGGCCAGCACGTTTGGATTGCCACTTGAGGAGCTTTCGCCGACGCAGGCTCAAGAACTTTTCCCGCTGATGGATACCGCTGGTGTGCTCGGCGCCGTCTATCTCCCCACTGACGGCTACCTCGACCCCTCCCAGCTGTGTTACTCCCTGGCCGCGGGCGCACGAGCTGGCGGCGTCCGAATCTTCACCCACACCAGGGTTCTCGGTGTCGTGGCCGAGGGGGGCCGAGTGCGGAAGGTGCGGACCGACCGCGGCGACATCGAGTGCGAGGTTGTGGTCAACTGCGGCGGAATTTATGCGGCTGAAATCGCCAGGATGGTCGGCGTCCGGGTGCCGATTGTGCCGATGTCGCACCAGTACGTCGTCACCGAAGCGTTTTTACCAGTTGCTGAAAAGGTCCTGCCGTCGGTGCGCGACCCCGACCTGTTGGTCTATTACCGGCCCGAGGGTCGTGGCCTGTTGATGGGCGGCTACGAACGGCACAGCGAGCCATGGACAGCCACGGCTAATTCCTATGACGCGGTGCCGGCGGACTTCAACGCGAAGCTGTTGCCGGAGAATTGGTCTCGGTTCGAGGAGATCACTCTGAACTCCGCAATTCGCGTTCCGCAAATGGCAGATGTCGGCCTGCGCAAGATCATCAACGGGCCCGAAGCATTTACCCCGGATAACGAGTTCTGCCTGGGAGAATCTGAGGTGGGCGGCTTCTTCGTCGCTGCTGGATTCTGCGCACACGGGATCGCTGGTGCTGGCGGCGTGGGCGCATTGATGTCGGAATGGATCCTGCAGGGCGAACCCTCCATGGATGTCTGGCATATGGATATCCGCCGATTTGGCAAGCAGTACCGATCTCCGGCGTTCACGCTCGCCCGGACAGTAGAAAACTACGAAACCTATTACGACATAAAGTATCCCAATCACGAGTTGACTGCGGGCCGGCCTCTGCGAACGTCGCCGGCTTACAGCTGGCACCAAGCGCATGGCGCGTTTTTCGGGGAAAAGAGCGGCTGGGAGCGAGTCAACTATTACGAGTCCAACGCAGCCCGTGGTGATGAATCGCTACGTCCCCGGGGGTGGGCAGGCCAGAATTGGTCGCCAGCCGTTGGCGCCGAACATGTGCAGACGCGAGCTGTGGCAGGACTTTTCGACGAGTCGTCATTCGCAAAGTTAAGTGTGACGGGAGAAGGTGCAGCGGCGTTCCTGGAGTGGGTGTGCGCCAACAAGGTCGCGCGCGCAGTAGGCAGGGTCACCTACACCCAAGCACTGAACGCGCGGGGCGGAATTGAGTGTGACTTCACCGTGACGAGGGTCTCACCGGAAGCGTTCTTCATCGTCACGGGCACGGCCTTCGGCAATCATGATCTTTCGTGGTTGCGCAAGCAGGCGGCGGCCAGGGGGGCCAGTGATGTTGAAATCAGCGATATCACCGGACAGTATGCAACTTTCGCCCTCTGGGGTCCGAAGTCGCGGGAGATCCTCCAAACTTTGACCCCCACTGATTTGGGGATCGACGCGTTCCCGTTCATGTCCGCTCAAGAGATAACCGTGGGCAACGTCCCGGTGCGCGCTCTGCGCGTGACCTTCGCTGGCGAGATGGGCTGGGAGTTGTATGCCTCCAGCGAATATGGCGCAGGGCTTTGGGCGATCCTGTGGGAAGCGGGAGAACCGCAGGGGGTGATTGCCGCAGGTTATCGGGCCATCGACAGTCTCAGGCTTGAGAAAGGTTACCGAATTTGGAGTACCGACATCACCCCGGAGACAAACCCGTTTGAGGCAGGACTGGGATTCGCAGTGAAGCTCGATAAGCCCGGGGGCTTCCTTGGGCGCGACGCTGTGGCAGCAGTGAAGGCTGCGGGCGTGGCACGAAAACTTTGCTGTATCAGGCTATCTGACCCATTGTCAGTGGTGCTGGGCAGCGAGCCCGTGCGGGTGGCAGACGAAGTGGTGGGACGCGTCACGTCCGGTGGCTACGGCTACAGCGTCGAAGCCTCCATTGCTTACGCGTACCTGCCGGTTGCCTTTGCCGAGCCTGGAACCTCGGTGGAAATTGGAATCTTCAGCCTATGGGTCAGCGGAGAAGTATCAAGCGAGCCACTCTTCGACCCGAACGGAAGTAGGATCACCGCGAGCTAG
- a CDS encoding aldehyde dehydrogenase family protein, producing the protein MNFTAGGTFTTINPATGADFRPVALASAEETDAAIERAASAFLTWRGLAPGERARLLRAFACVVEAHIDELADLEVQNAGHTIGNARWEAGNVRDVLNYYSAAPERMSGRQIPVAGGIDITFYEPLGVVGIIVPWNFPMPIAGWGFAPALAAGNTVVLKPAEVTPLTAIRLGELALEAGIPEGVFTVIPGKGSVVGQRFVDHPMVKKVCFTGSTDVGKQIMRGAANQVKNITLELGGKNANIIFADSDLEAAAAAAPGAGLDNAGQDCCARSRILVQASVYDKFLSLLESSVKAFSVTDPSDPASEMGPLITAKQLASVQGYVADADVAFQGSSVAGAGFWHPPTVVLPRSFTDPVWTEEIFGPVLAVMPFTDEEDAIRLANDTDYGLSGSIFTRDIGRALRVSRGVEAGNLSVNSHSSVRYWTPFGGFKQSGIGRELGPDATGSFTEVKNVFISNS; encoded by the coding sequence GTGAACTTCACCGCCGGTGGCACTTTCACCACCATTAACCCCGCCACGGGCGCCGACTTCCGCCCCGTCGCGCTGGCCAGTGCCGAAGAAACTGACGCTGCCATTGAACGGGCAGCCTCGGCGTTCCTCACCTGGCGCGGCCTAGCGCCCGGTGAGCGAGCTCGGTTGCTCCGCGCGTTCGCTTGTGTCGTCGAAGCTCACATCGACGAACTCGCCGACCTGGAAGTTCAGAATGCTGGCCACACCATCGGCAATGCCCGCTGGGAAGCGGGCAATGTTCGGGACGTACTCAACTACTACTCGGCCGCGCCAGAGCGGATGTCCGGCAGGCAGATCCCCGTCGCTGGCGGCATCGACATCACGTTCTACGAGCCGCTTGGCGTCGTCGGCATCATCGTTCCCTGGAACTTCCCGATGCCGATCGCGGGGTGGGGTTTCGCCCCCGCTCTCGCGGCGGGCAACACCGTGGTCCTCAAACCAGCGGAAGTTACCCCCCTCACGGCCATCCGGTTGGGTGAACTCGCTCTTGAAGCGGGTATCCCCGAGGGCGTGTTCACCGTCATCCCAGGCAAGGGGTCCGTAGTAGGACAGAGGTTTGTCGATCACCCGATGGTTAAAAAGGTCTGCTTCACCGGCTCCACCGATGTCGGCAAGCAGATCATGCGTGGGGCGGCCAACCAGGTTAAAAACATCACCCTGGAATTGGGCGGTAAAAATGCCAATATTATTTTCGCCGACTCCGACCTGGAAGCGGCAGCGGCTGCAGCGCCGGGTGCTGGCCTGGACAACGCTGGCCAGGACTGCTGCGCACGGTCACGAATCCTGGTGCAAGCCAGCGTGTACGACAAGTTTTTGAGTTTGCTCGAAAGCTCGGTCAAGGCTTTTTCAGTAACTGACCCGAGCGATCCGGCCAGCGAGATGGGACCGTTGATCACTGCGAAGCAACTCGCCTCCGTCCAGGGATATGTGGCCGACGCCGATGTAGCATTCCAGGGCAGTTCGGTTGCTGGCGCAGGGTTTTGGCACCCACCGACCGTCGTGCTCCCTCGTTCGTTCACCGATCCCGTGTGGACCGAGGAAATCTTCGGACCCGTCCTCGCCGTCATGCCATTCACCGACGAAGAGGACGCCATCCGGCTCGCCAACGACACCGACTACGGCCTCTCCGGCTCCATCTTCACCAGAGACATCGGGCGTGCCCTGCGCGTTTCTCGCGGTGTCGAAGCCGGCAACCTGTCCGTCAACTCGCACTCGTCTGTCCGCTACTGGACCCCATTCGGCGGGTTCAAGCAATCCGGTATCGGACGTGAACTCGGGCCGGACGCCACGGGCTCGTTCACCGAAGTTAAAAATGTCTTCATCAGCAATTCCTGA
- a CDS encoding glutamine synthetase family protein: protein MTEHPRSTRMLTIDALTDLINDGGIDTVVVAFTDMQGRLQGKRLHAPFFLSDVLGHNTEGCNYLLAVDVEMNTIPGYAISSWETGYGDMIFRLDLDTIRLLTWIPSTVMIQCDLTWLDGTLVPPSPRSVLQKQVDRAAAAGFKAFAGTELEFIVFEDTYEQAWDSGYRNMTPSNQYNVDYSILGTTRVEPLLRDIRNSMYAAGLIVESAKGECNFGQHEIAFRFAEVMTTADDHSVYKNGAKEIASNHGKSLTFMAKYDQREGNSCHIHLSLRGLDGELVFVDSDTGGRSALYEQFIAGVLATMCEFTLLYAPNINSYKRFAEGSFAPTTVAWGLDNRTCSVRLVGNGQAARLENRLPGGDVNPYMAIAAMMAGGLHGIESGLVLEEATAGNAYASGKPKVPTTLREARDLFNSSAVARAALGDDVVEHYVHAADTELAAFEAAVTDWELRRGFERL from the coding sequence ATGACCGAACACCCCCGCAGCACTCGAATGCTCACCATCGACGCTCTGACCGACCTGATCAACGACGGAGGAATCGATACGGTCGTCGTGGCGTTTACCGATATGCAGGGCCGCCTTCAGGGCAAGCGTCTGCACGCCCCGTTCTTCCTCTCCGATGTGCTCGGCCACAACACTGAGGGCTGCAACTACCTCCTCGCGGTGGACGTCGAGATGAACACCATCCCCGGATACGCCATCTCGTCCTGGGAAACCGGTTACGGCGACATGATTTTCAGACTCGACCTCGACACCATTCGGTTACTGACGTGGATCCCCAGCACGGTGATGATCCAGTGCGATCTGACATGGCTCGATGGCACACTCGTTCCGCCGTCACCACGATCAGTGTTGCAAAAACAGGTTGACCGCGCCGCCGCTGCGGGGTTCAAAGCCTTTGCCGGGACGGAACTGGAGTTCATCGTCTTCGAGGACACCTACGAACAGGCGTGGGATTCCGGCTACCGCAACATGACGCCTTCCAACCAATACAACGTCGACTACTCGATTCTGGGTACCACCCGCGTCGAGCCGCTGCTGCGCGATATTCGCAACTCTATGTACGCCGCTGGCCTCATCGTCGAGTCCGCCAAAGGCGAATGCAACTTTGGCCAGCACGAGATCGCCTTCCGATTTGCGGAGGTGATGACCACCGCCGACGACCACTCCGTCTACAAAAACGGCGCCAAGGAAATCGCCTCGAACCACGGGAAGTCTTTGACCTTTATGGCCAAATACGACCAGCGAGAGGGCAACTCCTGCCATATTCACCTCTCGCTGCGCGGACTGGACGGCGAATTGGTCTTCGTTGACTCAGATACCGGCGGTCGGAGCGCGCTGTACGAGCAGTTTATCGCCGGGGTTTTAGCCACCATGTGCGAGTTCACCCTGCTGTATGCGCCAAACATCAACTCCTACAAGAGGTTTGCCGAAGGCTCCTTCGCCCCCACCACTGTGGCGTGGGGACTGGACAACCGGACGTGCTCGGTGCGGCTGGTTGGCAATGGCCAGGCGGCCAGGCTCGAAAACCGTTTGCCCGGAGGCGATGTCAACCCATACATGGCGATTGCCGCAATGATGGCGGGTGGTCTGCACGGTATCGAGTCAGGCCTGGTTTTGGAGGAAGCGACTGCCGGAAACGCCTACGCCAGCGGCAAACCGAAGGTGCCCACCACACTCCGCGAGGCACGCGATCTGTTCAACTCCTCCGCTGTGGCCCGCGCCGCTCTGGGCGACGATGTCGTGGAACACTACGTCCATGCGGCGGATACCGAATTGGCCGCCTTCGAGGCTGCCGTCACCGACTGGGAACTCCGCCGCGGATTTGAAAGGCTGTAA
- a CDS encoding CDP-alcohol phosphatidyltransferase family protein, which produces MSAYPGVRFLPNAITVLALSTGLTSVVFALQGQWMNAMICIGAAAVLDSLDGPAARLLNSASRVGAELDSLSDLSGFGICPAVLLYIWQTKVHSGLGVTEYSWLVWASCLVYAVCTALRLARFNSLLEDEDPKPFTKGFFTGVPSPPGALLAMAPILAYVQFGPSFFSQIWVVAAWTVLVGLTMVSRIPTIALKSLRVSPAYFVPLLVLMVVAVVFLFFEPQLTTLVGLLAYLLHLPYSSYRYRYLAANPQLWQEKSSTRSTRPSGRRMRLNVRVPRRARVAGRLPDGTPALPVEKRARAGGRRRLR; this is translated from the coding sequence ATGAGCGCGTATCCCGGGGTTCGCTTCTTGCCCAATGCCATCACGGTTCTAGCTCTCTCCACCGGCCTGACCAGTGTCGTTTTCGCTCTGCAGGGTCAGTGGATGAATGCCATGATTTGTATCGGCGCCGCTGCTGTCCTGGATTCCCTCGACGGTCCGGCTGCACGGCTTCTCAACTCCGCCAGCCGGGTAGGAGCGGAGCTCGATTCACTTTCTGACCTAAGCGGCTTTGGGATTTGCCCTGCCGTTTTGCTCTACATCTGGCAGACCAAGGTTCACAGTGGGCTCGGTGTTACCGAGTACTCCTGGCTGGTCTGGGCAAGCTGCTTGGTGTACGCCGTATGCACCGCATTGCGGCTGGCGCGATTTAATTCACTGCTTGAGGACGAAGATCCCAAACCGTTCACCAAAGGGTTTTTCACCGGAGTTCCGTCTCCCCCCGGGGCGCTCTTAGCAATGGCGCCGATTCTTGCCTACGTTCAGTTTGGTCCGTCCTTCTTCAGCCAGATATGGGTAGTGGCGGCGTGGACCGTGCTCGTGGGTCTCACGATGGTGTCGCGCATTCCCACCATCGCACTGAAGTCGCTGCGCGTGTCGCCTGCCTACTTTGTGCCGCTTCTCGTGCTGATGGTTGTTGCGGTGGTGTTCCTCTTCTTCGAACCGCAGCTCACAACACTGGTTGGCTTGCTGGCCTATCTGCTGCACTTGCCCTACTCCTCATACAGATACCGCTACCTTGCGGCCAATCCCCAGCTGTGGCAAGAAAAGAGCTCGACACGTTCGACACGGCCGTCGGGTCGTCGGATGCGCCTCAACGTTCGGGTGCCGCGGCGCGCTCGCGTTGCCGGAAGGTTACCCGACGGCACACCCGCGCTGCCGGTTGAGAAGCGCGCTCGCGCAGGCGGGCGTCGCAGGCTTCGGTGA
- a CDS encoding phosphatidylserine decarboxylase: protein MADDHTPSSIAHIASLVRSSVPPMHPGGRPIVFGVAGATLLVRSLFRAVGLKTAGKVWTRLGLLATAGCAAFFRAPVRVTPQRPDLVFAAGDGVVSLIEDAVPPAELNLGAAPRPRVSIFLSVLDVHVQRIPISGTVTKAAYHPGKFLSADLDKASEDNERNSLLITTADGTEIVVVQIAGLLARRIVCDVHQGEKVRAGQMYGLIRFGSRVDTYLPVGAVPTVVIGQRTIGGETMLADLSQRAAATFTAL from the coding sequence ATGGCCGACGACCACACACCCAGCTCCATCGCCCATATAGCCTCTTTGGTTCGCTCGTCGGTTCCGCCGATGCATCCGGGTGGTCGACCCATCGTGTTCGGCGTCGCAGGAGCAACCCTGTTGGTGCGCAGCCTCTTTCGCGCGGTGGGCCTTAAAACAGCGGGAAAGGTGTGGACTCGACTGGGCTTGTTGGCAACCGCTGGCTGCGCCGCATTTTTCCGCGCTCCCGTGCGGGTCACGCCGCAGCGCCCTGACCTCGTCTTCGCCGCGGGCGATGGTGTTGTGTCGCTGATTGAAGACGCGGTGCCACCCGCCGAGCTCAATCTTGGCGCCGCCCCGCGGCCCCGAGTGTCGATCTTCCTGTCGGTCCTTGACGTACATGTGCAACGAATTCCCATTAGCGGCACTGTGACCAAAGCCGCTTATCATCCCGGCAAGTTTCTCTCTGCCGACCTCGATAAGGCCTCTGAGGACAACGAGCGCAACTCACTTCTCATCACCACCGCGGATGGCACAGAAATAGTGGTCGTCCAGATCGCGGGTTTGCTGGCGCGCCGGATTGTGTGCGACGTCCATCAGGGTGAAAAGGTTCGCGCCGGACAGATGTACGGTCTGATTCGATTCGGTTCGCGGGTTGACACCTACCTTCCGGTCGGCGCCGTACCCACGGTGGTTATCGGCCAGCGGACCATCGGCGGGGAGACAATGTTGGCTGATCTTTCGCAGCGGGCAGCGGCAACTTTCACCGCTTTATGA